The Saprospiraceae bacterium genomic interval CCCTGTCTGCTCCGAGACAATTGTTGTTGTCTTCTGTAAACTCAAATACGTAAGTTCCAAAATTGCCTTGTGTATTCACCGATGTGGATGCAGCAGCATCATCAGCAAAAACAACGCCTGAAGGACCTGAAATCAACCTCCATTTCAAATTGGTACCACCGATACTCTGGGTTCCCTGCAGATCGTAGACCGTATTACAAATGGCATTGTCTGTTCCTGCGGTTGGAGTTGGATTCTGATAGAATACGAATGGCTTTGGACCATCGGGTTGTACACAACCGGCAGCATAATCTATACCTCCCAATCCATCTCTCTTACCAAGGATCACAAACACATAGTATGTGGTATTGAAACTCATGGTAGCAGGATCGAAAACAACATTATTCGAGCTTAATTTCTTGATAAAAGTTCCTCCGGCTACATTGTTTGGATCAGGATCGTCTGTGATGACAAACATGACGGTATCATTTGGATCCTGAATTTCTGTTGATGGATCGTAAAAGAAATTGAAACTTTCGTCCTCGCAAAGTTCCTCCGGAGCTTTTTCCAACAAACCAACTGCATTGGTACATTTGCATTCGTGATTAAAATTAAAGGTCAGTATACAGCCCATTACATCTCTGATCACGATGGTATAGTTTGTGAGATTGTCGTGGAAATTGGATGTATAAAATCCATTCGCATCAACCACTCCATTACCCTGAATAACAGTATACGGAGCTGTTCCTCCATTGATTTTAAATCGGAGCCTGTATTGGGTTTGCTGTACATTACAGATATAAACCACATTGGATGAATCGGGTGTAGAATTAAAAAACATATCTACCGTATCTGTGCCCGTGCAACCCAATCTGGTTTCACTGTAAACATATTTATACATTCCATACTTGTCAACAGAAACCGCGGAGGCTGGATCGGTAATATCAGCGATGTTGGAGTTTCCGGGTCCAGACAAAACAGTCCATGAACCACCCCCTACATCTCTCCTTCCCTGAAACTGATTGGCCAAATCGCAGATACTGTCATTGGGCCCGGCATCTGGTCTTGGTGTGCCAACGATGGCAACCCTAAGACATTTTTCACAGGATCTTCCACAATCAGTGTCATAAAATACACATACCTCTCCGGTATCTCCGGCATTCAGATTCCATTTTATTTCTACAGCCTGAGAGTCTATTTTGGATACGATGGTTCCTCCATCTACAGTCCAGCTATAAAATAATACTTTCTGGCTGATGAATGTATCGATGAAATACGTTCCGTTAAATCCTGTACATAATATTAGATCACCAGCAAGTGGAAAACATTTGGGTGCCAAATCGCCTTCATTAAAGTTTTCCTGGAAGGTTTTTGCACAGACTGCAAATTCAGTACCCAATTCTACCCTAACATTCACTTCAAGACAATACGTCTCTGATACTGCATCAACCAAAATGCGCTCATCTGTAGAGATGGTCTTTTTCTGAGGATCATTGCATTTGTACCATCTGTAATCAAACTGATAAGTTTCACCCACATTACATGGTTTTACCATGATGATGTTGGGAGAAATTTCGACCATCCCACCAAAACAAGTCACTCTAAAGTTTGGTCGGTAATCCACATTTATGGCCGTTAATAAAATTGAACTATCGCATTTATAGGGATCTGTTGTTTTTGCCAAAGGCACCTGAAATGCCTGTGTACAAGGTTGCCATGCTTTTCCAAGAATATCGATGTAAGGCTCATTATCACACGTGATGTAATAAACTTCAGCCGGTTCGGGTTCATCAAGTACCGTGAAATTAACCACTGAATCAAACTTACAACAATTTGCATCTGTGAACTGCTGTCTGTACTCCCCACTCGTGAAAATTCGCTGAGAGTGCCATTTGAATCCTCCGGGGTTCGCCTGTTCATAACAAACAACCCGTGGGATTCCCATTTTGTCTGCGATTGGTCTTACTTTAACAGTTGCACATTTTGGACCCTCTTGAGAACAAATCGAACCACTCTGAGGATTCCCAATATAAGCCGTAACGCAAATCACAAAATCGCCTTCGTCAGGAAAATCGAGGTTGATTTCATTGCTATTTCCACCTACTTCATCACCGTCAAGAGTCCAAACATACGTGGGGTTACATCCGCCTGGTTGCGGATTTACCCAAAATCTTACATTGCAGGCACCTACACAAATGGGTTCAATGATCATACTTGGCTTATTGTTGATAAATCCGAGGGGGCTTAATGTAGGTGGGCCACCACCACTGGTACTCAATGTAAAATCGCAAATATCGCCAGAACAACCATCCACCCAAAGGTAATAAGTCTTGCAAGGTTCTAAGTTGGCATTAATTATTTCCACGCTACCTGGTGGTACGCAAGGAATTGAGCGGCAGGCCACTTCTTGAGAACAGTTACAATCTCCCCAAACTCCATACTGGAGACCCTGTGATGTAGTACAACCTCCAATGGTCAGTGTAATGGTTACGTTACCTCCCTGGGTTACGAATCCCCACCAACTGGTATTGTGACCGACACCACCCTGCGAACAGAGGGGTGAACAAGGACTGGGAACTGAACTGGGGTTGTTACAGGCATAACCGTTCACCTCGTCCAGGGAGCAAAGTACGTTTGCTTCTTCGCAACTTTCCGCCATCGGTGGCGTACACTGTGCGTGAATAGCGCTTTGAAAAGCGCCTAAAATACATATTAAAGAAAGTAATCTTTTTAACATATTGATAATGTTTATCTTAAATATAAAAAATGAAATACATAAACCTACTGTAAAACGAATTAAAATTAAGCTTTTATTGGGATATAGTTTAGAATATTTTATAAATTCTTATGTTTCCAAAAAACATACCGAATCTTTATTCAACCACCCGTTTATAAGCTTTAATTATTTTACAAGCCCTCTTAAGTCTCACCTCGATCATAAGACACACTATCCTTCAAATTCGCTTTCTGCCTGATTAAATTTTTTCTGTTTTTAACATAAACTATGCTCCATCCCTTTCATCAGGAGAATATGTTATCGCAACAAAGTAATATCGCCCTGTTTTTTGTAGGTTTTTCCTCCGGTTAAAACAGCTTCCAGGCTGTATACATAGACTCCGGGATTCATTTTCTGGCCTTTGAAAGTCCCATCCCAAAATAATTCTGAAATCCCTGGAACTACATTTTTGATTTCATAAACCAGATTCCCCCAACGGTCAAAAATGTTGAAAAATCGAATGGACTCAATTTCCGGCCCCGCGGAAAAAATGATAAAATCGTTGATTTGGTCACCGTTTGGCGAAAAAACGTTAGGAATGTAAATTTGAGGGTCTACGATTACATCGATCCGGATTTCGTCTTCAGCTTCACATCCATTTTCATCAGTTATACTGATTTTATATAGAATCGTTTTTAAAGGTTTAACATTTACATCAAAACAATCTTTACAATCGAGGAAATCTTCGGGAAACCACTCAATTTTTTGAAGTGCATTGGGATTTGCATTGGTCGTTGGAATCAAATGGATGGACGATCCAATCTTTAATGTCGTATCTCTTCCTGCATAAACTGAAAGAGGGTTTGGTTCGATCAGGCGGATCAAAGTATCCAGACCACAGCCAAATTTACCCCTGGTAAAAATCTGGTAATTCCCAGCCCCAAGGTCTCTATAAAAGCTATCCCGCTCAAAGGGGCTTCCATTTAAACTGAATTCATATGGATCCAATTCTCCGCCAACATTTGAGATAAGGATCCATCCATCATTGAATCCAAAACAGGATGGCGGTTCTGAAATTATTGTCATAGGACCCAGATGGGGAAATATTTCCTGAACCCTAATTGAAGCAGAATCCCGGCATCCATTTACAGGATTTGTTACAATGCAGTGATAATCCCCAGATGCATTTATTAAAATCGTATCGCTGTTTTGAGTTCCCGGAAGCACTCCTGTTCCATCTTTCCACTGGATTTCTGCCCCTGCAATTGCACCGAGAACCGTTAGTTGTGCTTCTTTCTTTTCACAAATAATGCTGTCGATAACTACAAGAGCAGCATGAGGATGTAAAGTATCAATATTAACAATCACTAAGGTGTCGTGTTGACAACCAAATTCATTTAAGGCGCTAAATTTGTAGACTCCCGGCTGGTCTACATTCAAGATCAGGTTTAAAGAGTCGAGCAAATTTGGACCTGTCCATTGAAAATCAATATGGGTAGTATCGCAAACTGCCTGCAGTTCAGCTTTTGGATTTTTACAATTCAAATCCGTATGGGATACTAAAAATTCCGGAAGATCTCTTTTGAATATAACTTTTAAACTATCTCTCGATGCACATTTATTCTTTGCAATTAAAATGATCTCATAGGTTCCTGTATCTTTTACAAATGGATTTTTTAAATTGCTGAAAAAATTGCCGGGACCGAACCAATTGTAAGTTTCGATGGAATCATTGGTAAAAACATCTAAGGCTACCGAGTCCAAATTACAAGGAATAAAGATGTCTGACACTTGCAATTTTGGTACTGCTAAATCAGAAAATATATAAGCTGAATCGACCGTCTCACATCCATTTACACCAATCGCCCGGACAAAATACCAACCTGTATCTATGACCTGCGGTGAATTCTCCGTGTAGATGACATTTCCAGGTCCTGTCCAAATTACATCAGAGAGTGAATCTGCACTTGACAATTTCAATTGCGCCCGACTGAATTCACATGTCAGGGTATCACCAGTCACATGAATCACAGGCTTGCTTGTATCGATAAGCAAATTAACCAAAGTATCCAAAAAACAAAAATTATCGCCGGTGAGACGAAGTTGGTAGACGCCACTTGCTGTAAATCCGGGAGAAGCATTATAAATTGTATCGGAATCTGGTGTGATCCACCTGATCTGATGATTAGCTCCGCCGACGATCAGAGAAGGATTGCTAACTTTTCTGGTACAGTTTAAAGCTTGGATAGAAAAGCCGAGGATCACAGGTGCAAGTGTATCGAATGTTACCACAACTGTGTCCCGCACGCGACACCCATAGATGTCAATTCCGGAAAAAATGTATGCACCGCCACGGTCAGGTACAACCAGACTATCCTGAAACACCAATCCATTGGGAAACATCCAACTATAAGAAATTAAACTATCGGTATTCGATGCCGATAAGCTTGCATTTGAATAATTGGAGCAATTAAAATCAGGATTACTGTATTGGATATTGTATTTGTTATCGATCTCATAAACAAACAATGAATCCGTGGTGATACAACCGTAACTATTTGTTGCCTGATAATAATACCACCCGGGAGAAGAAACTTGACAAGCAGAGTCCATCGAAGTAAAATTGCCAGGACCCATCCAGGAATAATTCAATCCGGTTTCGCTACTCATCAATCCAATCTGAGCCAAAGTATCTGCACAGGTTATCGTATCATTTACTGTGGTCAGAACCGGAGCATTCGTAAAATCTGAAACCAGCACTGAATCTGTATATGAACAACCGTTTGCACCGGTGGCTTTTACAAAATAAACACCCGGCTGCTGAATCCGGATTACATCCCCATACAAGGAATCGCCGGAAGGGAATTTCCACAAATAACTGGCACCGGATTCGATCATAAGTACTCCAATTTCTCCTTCCAGTGTCATACAACTGATGGTATCTGTAAATAAGCTCAGAACAGGAGCGTTCGTATCCACAGGAACCATTACATCCATAGAATCAATACAATGATTTGTTCCTTTGGCAAACACCCGGTATCGACCTCCAATCGCAATAAAATTTTGAGAACGGTTGCTTTGAAACAAACCCGGACCAGACCAATGGACTGAATCCAAAATTCCTCCTGGAATTAATTCCAAATTAACGGAATCCAATTTGCAGTTAATCGTATCAAAAAGGATTTGCAAAATAGGACTTTGTGTATCCCTTTCGACAAAAATCGTTTTCTCAGACGTACAACCGTTAGCTGCCGTCACCACCAATTTATATAATCCATCATCATCGACCAATGGATTCTGAAATGTTGAGATGAATGTACCGGGACCAGTCCAATCGTATCGAATGCCCGTTGAAGAGCTTCCAAAAAGTTGCACTTGATCAATAGCGCAATTCAGTTTTCCTGAAACTGAAGTGGATATATCTGGTTTAGAATCATCCTGTACTACTGAAACACTATCCACATGCATACATCCGTTTGCCGCTGTAACGGTCAGATAATAAATTCCGGCTTCTCTTGTGAAAACTTGTCGGGTATCTCCAGAAAAACCCACTGGCCCGGACCAATTATAGTGAAGGCCGGTTGTATCTGTAAAATGATTCACTGCCAACATCACACTATCGCGCATGCAATTAAGAGTATCCGACTTTAAACTAAAAATGGGCGACAGGGTATCTGATATTACCTCAATAAAAGTATCGAGAATGCATCCGGCTGTATCGGTAAGTTTTACGAAATACCGCCCTGGTTCATCGATCAAGGGATTCAATTGTTTTTTGATAATTCCCGTTGGACTTGTGTAAATTATTGAATCTACTGCTGCTGTTGTTCTGTCCTGCAGTGTGAACATTTTTCCATTGAGACAATTTATGGTATCTGGAATATATGAATAATCCGGAATGCTGACATTTGAAGTGACTTGTATGCTATCAACGGTTAAGCAACCATTTTCTGCCTGATAATGCAACTGAATCCAGCCCGCTTTTTTCACATGAATACTATCCTGATTTCCAAGATTTGTATTGCCTTCCTGCCAAAATTTTACAATACCGGGTTTATCTTGAATAAAAGTTAAAAATGCCTCATCCTGTTTGCAGGTAATGTTGGTTGCAAATAATTGGATGTCGGCTTTTATAGTATCTGTAATCACTACGACTGCCGAATAATTTGAGCAACCATTTTGATCTGTAACCGTGACGAGGTATTGTCCGGCCTGAGATACCAGGAGTATTGAATCAATTCCAATATCGGCGACCCCATTCGACCATCTAAAGTTTGGATTGGCAGCATCTGTTCTTGCGATCAATTGAGCATTTGGTTTATTGCACCGAATGGTATCATTCAGAACCATCAACTCCGGGATCCTGCCATCTTTTATCACAACAAACTCTGCAGAATCAATACATGATCCATCCGAAACGACGATTTTGTAGGTTCCCTCTTTGTTTACTTTAATATTTAAAAGATCTGTTGAATCCACAATCAGACCACCGTTCGTTGACCACTGAATGTTTGCCTTACTTGTAATAACAGAAGATTGTAAATCGATGTTTACCACCGGTCTGGAGCAGTTGATTGTATCTACAAGGATGGAAGATATTTGGAGATCCACAATTTCAAGATCGAGCGTCACCAGTGAATCGCAACCATAATTAGTTTTAAGAAGAATTGGGTAAATACCTGTGAGGTCATATTTAACTCCATTTATAAGGAGACTATCGCCTCTGCATAAAAATATTTTATGGACAGATCCCGAGTAAACCGGTGCAATATCGATCTCCATGCAATTCTTCGAAAGTTCTGCGCACATACTCAGTACATTGGAGATCAGATCTGCGCGATAATTTGAATAGACAGTTCCGGGAAGAGGCAGTTTTAAGCTATCCTGCAGTAAATACGAAATGCCACATAATAAATATTTTCCCTGAGGCCAGTTCCTGAAATCGGTATGGTCCTGAATACTCAAAATGGTGTCGTTGCGAATCCACAAATATTTATAGCCGTATAAGCCTGCATCCGGTGTAAAGAATGGAAATTGAATTTTATCGGGCAGGTTAAGCCCGGGGTTTCCCTCGCAGAAACTCTTGGCTTCAATACCAAACAATCCTCCATTAGGACTACAATCCACACAGGAAATTCCGGTCTGATCACAAAACAAGAGACAGAAACTCTCTACTTTACCTTCATAGAATCTTTCGGCATCCGTTATGGAAAGTGTCCAGGTGCCATTTACAGGCCCAACATTAATATCTTCCAGGCAACCCTGAAAAGGATAGTAGGTTCCGTTGTAAAATTTACCTAATATTCCCCAGGATTGGATATTGTCCCATTTTGGTTTAAAGCCTAAATCAGGCACAGCTAAACTTGCACAAGGAACAAATGTGATGAACCATTTCGTAAAATCAGACCTCCCGCTATTGCCTAAAGGCCCAGTCAATTTGATTCGCTGACCGGAAGGAGAAATCAACTCCATAGTAAGATCGCCTACGAATCGATGTTCAAATTTTACCCGAACTCCGCAAATTCCCTGATTTGGATCTGCAAGATTATTGTTTGCAGCACCGGAAATTTGCAATCGCAGAGAAACTGTAGTTTCATCCTTGATAATCAGGGATGAATCCACGCAACACCACTGAGATTTTGCTGTAAAAAAACAGAAACCACCTAAAATCACCCATATGATTCTTTTCAATCTCATAGTCAACGCCTAGCGAATTCATACATGCAGCAAAATCCGCACCAGAGTACCGAACTGGTAAAAATGAATTTTTGTTCAGAAATCAGAAGCGCTTTCCCGCGGAAAACAAGTTTGTCTGCCATGGCAATTTTTTAATTCAGGTATCTGGTAAATAACTCCATTTACCATCAAAAAAACCTTCAATAGCTACCTCGAGGTATCCTTCAATTTTTCGCTTCTGTTGGTATTCGTGCTGTGAGCAGCTTTCCGCTGTTCACCATGTTTTCAAAATTACAAATTCACTATGGTTTCATCATTAAGACTGACCTGGTAGTCGTGCCTTCCAAAGTGATCAATTTCAGGAAATAAGTTCCGCCCTTCAAATTTTCGACATCCAATGTAATAAGCGCATTTCCACTTGCTTTTATCGCACTCTCCAACACCATTCTTCCTGACAAATCAAACAATTTTACATTTCCGAAATCACCTTCGGTGTGGAAGCTGATGTTGAGCTCATGATCAAATGGATTGGGATAAACCTTGGTTTCTGCTTTTTTAAATTGCTTTAAAGGAAATCCGTATTCAGAATTCAGGTCTTCGTTTTTATAATAAACAAAATCCGGACATAAAACAGGAGAAATTACTTTGATGTAAGCTGTTTTAATAAGTTCATTTGTTCCATTGCTGTTTAATACAGTCAATTTAACAGCATAGGTTCCCTTTTTATCGTAATAGACCATTGGATTTTTTTGATCGGATTCGGCTGGAGATCCCCCATCAAAGTTCCAGCTCC includes:
- a CDS encoding gliding motility-associated C-terminal domain-containing protein translates to MRLKRIIWVILGGFCFFTAKSQWCCVDSSLIIKDETTVSLRLQISGAANNNLADPNQGICGVRVKFEHRFVGDLTMELISPSGQRIKLTGPLGNSGRSDFTKWFITFVPCASLAVPDLGFKPKWDNIQSWGILGKFYNGTYYPFQGCLEDINVGPVNGTWTLSITDAERFYEGKVESFCLLFCDQTGISCVDCSPNGGLFGIEAKSFCEGNPGLNLPDKIQFPFFTPDAGLYGYKYLWIRNDTILSIQDHTDFRNWPQGKYLLCGISYLLQDSLKLPLPGTVYSNYRADLISNVLSMCAELSKNCMEIDIAPVYSGSVHKIFLCRGDSLLINGVKYDLTGIYPILLKTNYGCDSLVTLDLEIVDLQISSILVDTINCSRPVVNIDLQSSVITSKANIQWSTNGGLIVDSTDLLNIKVNKEGTYKIVVSDGSCIDSAEFVVIKDGRIPELMVLNDTIRCNKPNAQLIARTDAANPNFRWSNGVADIGIDSILLVSQAGQYLVTVTDQNGCSNYSAVVVITDTIKADIQLFATNITCKQDEAFLTFIQDKPGIVKFWQEGNTNLGNQDSIHVKKAGWIQLHYQAENGCLTVDSIQVTSNVSIPDYSYIPDTINCLNGKMFTLQDRTTAAVDSIIYTSPTGIIKKQLNPLIDEPGRYFVKLTDTAGCILDTFIEVISDTLSPIFSLKSDTLNCMRDSVMLAVNHFTDTTGLHYNWSGPVGFSGDTRQVFTREAGIYYLTVTAANGCMHVDSVSVVQDDSKPDISTSVSGKLNCAIDQVQLFGSSSTGIRYDWTGPGTFISTFQNPLVDDDGLYKLVVTAANGCTSEKTIFVERDTQSPILQILFDTINCKLDSVNLELIPGGILDSVHWSGPGLFQSNRSQNFIAIGGRYRVFAKGTNHCIDSMDVMVPVDTNAPVLSLFTDTISCMTLEGEIGVLMIESGASYLWKFPSGDSLYGDVIRIQQPGVYFVKATGANGCSYTDSVLVSDFTNAPVLTTVNDTITCADTLAQIGLMSSETGLNYSWMGPGNFTSMDSACQVSSPGWYYYQATNSYGCITTDSLFVYEIDNKYNIQYSNPDFNCSNYSNASLSASNTDSLISYSWMFPNGLVFQDSLVVPDRGGAYIFSGIDIYGCRVRDTVVVTFDTLAPVILGFSIQALNCTRKVSNPSLIVGGANHQIRWITPDSDTIYNASPGFTASGVYQLRLTGDNFCFLDTLVNLLIDTSKPVIHVTGDTLTCEFSRAQLKLSSADSLSDVIWTGPGNVIYTENSPQVIDTGWYFVRAIGVNGCETVDSAYIFSDLAVPKLQVSDIFIPCNLDSVALDVFTNDSIETYNWFGPGNFFSNLKNPFVKDTGTYEIILIAKNKCASRDSLKVIFKRDLPEFLVSHTDLNCKNPKAELQAVCDTTHIDFQWTGPNLLDSLNLILNVDQPGVYKFSALNEFGCQHDTLVIVNIDTLHPHAALVVIDSIICEKKEAQLTVLGAIAGAEIQWKDGTGVLPGTQNSDTILINASGDYHCIVTNPVNGCRDSASIRVQEIFPHLGPMTIISEPPSCFGFNDGWILISNVGGELDPYEFSLNGSPFERDSFYRDLGAGNYQIFTRGKFGCGLDTLIRLIEPNPLSVYAGRDTTLKIGSSIHLIPTTNANPNALQKIEWFPEDFLDCKDCFDVNVKPLKTILYKISITDENGCEAEDEIRIDVIVDPQIYIPNVFSPNGDQINDFIIFSAGPEIESIRFFNIFDRWGNLVYEIKNVVPGISELFWDGTFKGQKMNPGVYVYSLEAVLTGGKTYKKQGDITLLR